TCCGCGCCCCCTTGAGCGGGAACTTCCCCTTTTGCTCCTCGCGGATGGCCATCAGCCCGGGCATCTCGTGCTCGGCCAGGCGGATCTCCTTGCGCCCCCACTCGGCGAGCGAGAGGTCCTTGACCTTGAAGGCGGGGCGATCGAGGGGCGACGGCGTACCTAACGACTGCTGGATGGTGGTGGACACGGGATCTCCAGATAGGGGCAGAGGACGAGAAGACGAGAAGACGAGAAGACGAGTGCCTATGCGACGGGCTTGCGGGCGGTTGCGGCGAAGAGCGCGGGGCCGCGGGCCGATTCATCCGGCGGGAGCGGGGTGATGCGGATAGCAGTGAAGCCGGCGGCAGCGAGCCACTGTGTCAGCTGCGACTCGGGAAAGCCGCGCCAGGCATGCCCCATGCGCTGCTGCAGGTCGTCGCGGTCGTGCGGCATCATGTCGATCACCGCCAGCCGCCCCCCGTCGCGCAGCGCGCGATGCGACTCGGCGATCGCCCGCGCCGGGTTGGCCACGTAGTGCAGCGCCAGCGAGAAGGTCGCCAGGTCGAGCGACGCCGTGGCGACCGGGAGCTGCTCCAGCTCGCCCAGGCGCAGGTCGACGTTAGGCATCGTCCGCGTCCGCTCCCGCGCCGCCGCCAGCATCTCCTCCGATGCGTCCACCGCCACCACCCGCGCCACGTGCGGGGCCAGGAGTGCCGCCAGGTGCCCGGTCCCGCACCCCAGGTCCCCCACCACCGCCGCCGGGTCGAGGAGCGCGAGCGCCAGGTGCAAGTCGAGCCTGGACCCGAACAGCTCCGCCCGCACCGACTCCCACTCCCCCGCCACCGAGGCGAAGAACTCCCGGGACCGCGACCGCCGCGCCACCAGCACCGCCTCCTCGCGCAGCCGGTCCTGCTCCGCCATCGGGGTCTCCAGCACACTCTCCCGCACCACCGCCCACAACCGCTCCCCCCACTCGTCCAGCGTCGGCGACATCCTATAGAAGCGGCTCGTCCCCTCCGACCGGCTCTCCACCCACCGCTCGTCCCCCAGCACCTTGAGGTGACGCGACACGGTGGACTGCGGAAGTTGAAGCACCGCACAGAGTTCCCCGACCGTTATCTCGTGGCGCTCCAGCACGAGCAAGAGCCGGCTCCGGGTGGAGTCGGCCAGCGTGCTGAGATGGTCGAGCGTGACGGGGGACGCCATATTCATCCGTAGAACCGGATGAAAGGTTGTTGCATCTCCCCCCTCCGTCAACCCCCTCCGTCAACCCCTCCGCCGCCCCACCAGGCTCGTTTCACGCCCCCATTTCAGGAGAATGCCCTCTTTCTGCATCCCGCGTCACCGAGGAGACTGGATGCGGTCGCGATTCTCCGGCACTCTTGCCTCCCATCGATCCACCCGATCCCAAGAGCACATCATGACGGGAACCTTTGAGCTCAAGCAGGCCGGCGACGGCCGCTATCTCTTCAACCTCAAGGCCGGCAACGGTCAGGTCATCCTCACCAGCCAGATGTACGCCTCGCGGCAGGGAGCGGTCGAGGGGGTGGATTCGGTGCGACGCCATGCCGCCAATGACGCCAGCTACGAACGCCGGACTGCCAAGGATGGCGCACCGTACTTCGTCCTCGTCGCCTCCAACAAGCAGGAGATCGGCCGCAGCGAGATGTATTCGGGAACGGCCGCAATGGAGAACGGAATCGCGTCGGTGAAGAAAAACGCCCCGGACGCGACCATCTCCGACGCCTGACCCCTGGCGGGGCGAGACGTTCCTCACCACCCCGGCGTGCGTAGCCATGAGGGCCGCGAAGCGGCCCTCATGCGCCTTGGCCGGGATCGCCCTCGTCCGTTTCCGTTTCCGCGACCGACTGGCTCAGCACGTACCGCGCCCGCTCCACGTACGGCAGCGGCACCTCCACGAAGAACCCGCGCGCCGTCGCCCCCTGGAAACCGGGGCCGAAGATCCCGGTCAGGTCGTTTCCGCTCACCCGTACCGGGATCCCCTCGGCGTCGAGCCGGGCCGCCGCGAGGTCGGCCTCCCACCCTGCCCCGTAGTTCGCGACGCGAACCCAGGCATGCCGCTCGACCCTCACATCGACGGGGTGAACATGATGTGCGCCTTGGGCGTCCCCGGGAACATGATCCACGGCTGGTTCCCGTTCGGCTTCGTCGACAGCCCGGTGTTCTCGGCCGTGGCGTAGGGGATGTACACCACGTACAGGTGCCGGGCGCCGGGTGCCGTCCCCGTCTTCGGGTCGAAGTCGCCGTCGGTCAGCGAGTACAGCGCGGCGGGAAACGTCGGTACCGCGAGCTTCCCCGCCCGCACATCGCGAAAGCGGATCGTGTCGACTTCGGCGGCACTCGTGATCCCCTGCGCGCGGAGCTCGCGCCCGCGTGCCATGAACGGCTCCATCGACTCGTGGTAGCACGCCACGTGGAAGCGCGGCGCCTTGGGGTCGCGGGCCAGGCACACCATCCCCTTCCCCTCGCGCAGCGTGGTGAGCTTGCCATCGGTGCCGTAGCCCAGCACGCGTGCCGAGGCGCGGTACTCCGGCGGGAGGGGGAGGACGGCGGCGGCGATCTGTTGATCCCTCGGGGCGATCTTCCCCTGGGCGTGGGCCGCCTGCGGGACGGACAGGGCGGCGCCGACGGCGACCACGGCCGTCAGCAGGTGCAATGCGCGAACGTGCATCTGGAGCATCTCCGGGGTGGTGGAAGGACCCGATCGAGCGCCTAACGTAAAGCCGCCAACCCCGCCCCCAGCCGCGGGAGCGCCCCGGCGATGTCCTCCAGGCTCACCGCCCCCACCGAGAGGCGGCACCACCCGGTTTCCCCCTCGGCGCCGAAGGCGTGGAAGGGGACCACCGCCAGCCCCGACTCGCGCAACAGCCAGGCGCGGATGTCCTCGCTGGTGCGCAGCACCTCGCCCTGTGGCGTCCGCTTGCCGTAGAGGTCGAAGCGCGCGCTCAGGTAGATCGCCCCCTGCGGGGCGATCGCGTCCACGGGATGCCCCGCCCCCTTGAAGGCGGCGATCCCGTCGTACAGCGCATCGAGCCGCGCGCGCACGCCGGCCAGGAGCTGCGACCGGTAGTCGGCAATGGCATCCTCGTTGAGCAGGAGGGCGGCGGTCGCCACCTGCTCGGCGCGCGGCGCCCACGTCCCCACGTGGCTGAGGAAGTTGTTCATCCCCTCGACCACGTCGGTCGGCCCCAGCACCCACCCCACCCGTACCCCGGTGGCGGCGAACGCCTTGGAGATCCCGTCCACCAGCACCGTGTAGCGCGCCATCTCGGGACGCAGCGACACCGGGTCCACGTGCTGCACGTCGCCGAACGTCAGCTGCCAGTACACCTGGTCGTACATGACGTACAGCGGACGCTCCGCCCTGCCGCGGCGCGCGTTCTCCTCCAGCACGAGGTCGCAGATGGCGCCTAACGACTCGGCGGTGAAGGCCGTCCCGCACGGGTTGAGCGGCGAGTTGAGCGCCAGCATCCGCGCCCCGCGCAGGTGCGGCGCCAGCGTCTCCGCCGACGGCATGAACGACTCGTCGGGCGTCGTCATCACCGGGTCGGCCACCGCCCCCACCATGTGGCAGTAGTAGTTGTTGTTCCAGCTCGGCGCCGGGTAGACCACCCGGTCCCCCGGGTCGACCAGCGTGCAGTAGGTCCCGTACACCCCGGGGCGCGACCCCGACGTCACCAGGACCGACTCCACCGGGTACCGCAGCCCTAACGAGCGCTCGTAGTAGGCCAGGATCGCGTCGCGAAGCGCGGGAATCCCCGTCCCGGGGGGATAGTTGGTCTCGCCACGCGCCAGCGCCTGCGCAATCCCCTGCTCCAGCGCCGCCGGGATCCGGAACTGCCGCGGGTCGAAATCGCCCACGGTGAGGTTGCAGACCTTCTCGCCCGCTGCCACGCGCTGGCGGATCTCGCCGGCGATCTTCAGGATCGCCGACCCCTCGAGCGTCCCGACGGGGGTGGAAATGCGACCCGGTGTCTGGGGACCGCGGACCAGCGCGGTCACGTCGTTCACATCGGCAGCGTGCGTCATGGTGCCCTCGGCAATTACGGTCAGCGTGGCGTTCATCCCAACTTACCCCGGGGAGGGGGGGCCCTCCAACCGCTCCCGGCGGAACCGTGGCATTGGGCGTGCAACGGTCGTCATACCCTCGCCATCCCCGCTGGGCGCCGTTCTCGACAGGGGCCCGTCCGCAGTCCGGAGGGGCACGGGGGCGCGTCCTGGGTATACTTAGTCCCGCAACACCCTTCCGCTCTTCACCTTGCGCTCCGACGGAGCACCCGTGCGCCCTCTCGCCCTCGTCTCGGTCACCTCGCTGCTGGCGCTGCTGGCCCTCCCTTCCCAGGCGCAGCAGCCCCGTCCCTCCACCTCCCGTCCGTCGACCGGGCTCCCGATCGTCCCTGGGGCGCGGGTGCGGATCTCGGCCTCCACCCTCGTCTCCCCCCTCCTGGCCAACTACCTGGAGATGAAGGGAGACACCGCCGTCTTCATCGAGGCCGCCGCCGGGCGCGGGATCTGGA
The window above is part of the Gemmatimonadetes bacterium SCN 70-22 genome. Proteins encoded here:
- a CDS encoding aminotransferase, which gives rise to MTHAADVNDVTALVRGPQTPGRISTPVGTLEGSAILKIAGEIRQRVAAGEKVCNLTVGDFDPRQFRIPAALEQGIAQALARGETNYPPGTGIPALRDAILAYYERSLGLRYPVESVLVTSGSRPGVYGTYCTLVDPGDRVVYPAPSWNNNYYCHMVGAVADPVMTTPDESFMPSAETLAPHLRGARMLALNSPLNPCGTAFTAESLGAICDLVLEENARRGRAERPLYVMYDQVYWQLTFGDVQHVDPVSLRPEMARYTVLVDGISKAFAATGVRVGWVLGPTDVVEGMNNFLSHVGTWAPRAEQVATAALLLNEDAIADYRSQLLAGVRARLDALYDGIAAFKGAGHPVDAIAPQGAIYLSARFDLYGKRTPQGEVLRTSEDIRAWLLRESGLAVVPFHAFGAEGETGWCRLSVGAVSLEDIAGALPRLGAGLAALR